Proteins from a genomic interval of Zingiber officinale cultivar Zhangliang chromosome 1B, Zo_v1.1, whole genome shotgun sequence:
- the LOC122049134 gene encoding INO80 complex subunit D-like: MSSARKGKAPKRSEWNPNLNSCRAEESVAGPSVFTIDGAEEDEILCPSRSLTREEVLRRRSRRVKQLALCYRRQYWALMEEVRVKHRQYYWEYGVSPFECGDKEVEEEEPEQDKGEEDGLNRGRVAEENGEETEATRKGRRVQLGFDEGNGGVGNIGQRKRCAFPGCKTNAMALTNYCHPHILSEKRQTLYKPCIHVIKRSKNGEPITCAKPILVDAIPSLCHIHLQKYQTSISQALRKHGVNIPSGKPVPKLSAIIAESVRQIQAKRKEALKNSSKDTMDQKDEEIQKDEI; the protein is encoded by the exons ATGTCATCGGCAAGGAAGGGCAAAGCGCCGAAGAGGAGCGAATGGAACCCCAACCTGAACTCTTGTAGAGCCGAGGAATCGGTGGCGGGCCCGTCGGTGTTTACCATCGACGGGGCTGAAGAGGACGAAATCCTTTGCCCCTCTCGATCTCTCACTCGGGAGGAGGTGCTTCGCCGTCGCTCTCGTCGGGTGAAGCAACTGGCTTTATGTTATAGACGCCAATATTGGGCCCTGATGGAGGAGGTCCGTGTAAAGCACCGGCAATACTATTGGGAGTACGGGGTTAGTCCCTTTGAGTGCGGAGAtaaggaggtggaggaggaggagcctGAGCAGGATAAGGGGGAGGAGGATGGGCTGAATAGGGGACGGGTTGCTGAGGAGAATGGCGAGGAGACGGAGGCCACGAGGAAGGGGCGTCGGGTTCAATTAGGATTTGACGAAGGGAATGGTGGCGTGGGGAACATAGGCCAAAGGAAGCGATGTGCATTTCCTGGATGCAAGACAAATGCAATGGCCTTAACGAATTATTGCCATCCGCATATATTGTCGGAGAAGAGGCAGACTCTTTACAAGCCTTGTATTCATGTAATAAAGAG GTCTAAGAATGGTGAACCCATTACCTGTGCGAAGCCAATTCTGGTAGATGCTATACCTTCTCTCTGCCACATCCACTTGCAGAAGTATCAGACGAGTATATCACAAGCTTTGAGAAAGCATGGAGTAAACATACCCTCGGGCAAGCCTGTTCCTAAACTTAGTGCTATAATAGCTGAAAGTGTGCGTCAGATTCAAGCCAAAAGAAAAGAAGCATTGAAGAACTCTTCTAAAGATACTATGGATCAGAAGGATGAGGAGATTCAGAAGGACGAGATTTGA